Within Vicia villosa cultivar HV-30 ecotype Madison, WI linkage group LG1, Vvil1.0, whole genome shotgun sequence, the genomic segment AAGCAAAATGAAAGGTTTACTATAGAAGAGAGATTCTTAAGACAGGTATACAAGGAAAAAGCAGCTGAAGTGTGTAACTTGCAGAGAAAAGTTGAACATCTAACAGACCAGTTATCAGACATCTTTCATCGACACAACAAAATAGCCTCTAAGGTTGTACTTGATGTCTATGATTTATGTGCTGATAAAACTATGACTGAAGATGCTCTTCAAGAAGAACAGGAGAAAGTAAAGCTATATGAAGCAAAGCTTGATAATCTTCAAGCAGAATATGAAGTCATGGTGCATAATTATACTGAAGAGCTGGCCGTTATGACGGAAGACCAAGAAACTCTGATGATTAATCATGAAAAAGTAGTTGTTTTGTTAGGaaagtccaaatcaaatgaagaGAAACTAAAGGGCGTTGTTAGAGGGCTCGAGGTGGAGCTGAAAGCCTCTGAATTAGAGAGGCTACAAGCAACAGAAGAAATTTATGAACTTGAAGTTCAACTTCAGAAAACCGAAGTGCTTCAAAATGAACTCTTCATCTTCAAGAGATCACTATGTGAAGCAGAAATAGAATACAGAAAACTGGAGGCTTCATATCAGATGCTGTCTTTAGAGTACGGCGTGCTGAAGGCTGAGAAAGTATCCTACATGCAAAGACTTTCAATCACCGAGAAAGTTACATCAGAGTTGGAGAACTGCAAGCGTAATAAAGTCGAGCTGGAGGACAAGATTTTACGTCTGGAATGGAATCTAGCCAAAAATGAAGCTTCGCGGCGTAATAATGCTCAGTTAAAGTATGAACTTGCCCAAGCAACAAGAGAAAATGACAAGTTATGCAACAGGAAAGATTCTCTGCAACAAGAGAATGAAGAGTACCAGAAGAAAGTTAAAGCTcttgaaaaaaaagatgaaaaataatAGCAATTCATTGACAAAAAATGTAGTACAGTACTTCTACAACTTCCTGAGATGATTTGAAGCCACAGGTATTGACTGTTTACACCGACAGCAGTCTCTGTGTTCACTGTTTGTTTTTGATGTACAATATTACAATTCATAAGAATGTTCCTAATTCAAAGTTTTATTGTATTCAAAGACTAACACTAGAAATTTTCAATTCATATTACAACTTCGTTTTCAAGTACATTAAATTGTATTTCTGGTAGTTCTTTCAAAGTTGCAAGAGATTCATGTTTTCTTTCGCATTAACTTGGCTAATCAGGTAGAATTATTCAGCAGAATTAAACCAGAAATTATCAAAGTTCAAGGGTaacattgattattattattattattatttagagaGTTAGAGGAACCATCCAGAATTCATTAGCAATGTCAAGTCATTTTGATTTGATATCTGGGCAAGAAAATTCTGGCTATATAATATAATTTGTATTTGCACGTCAATAACCAAAACTACACTCATCCCAATATGTCATTGTCATTATCCTCAGCAAATCGTTTTTTGATTTAGATGAGGTAATAACCAAACTGCTTTAGAAGTTTGGTTATTATATTATCAAGGGAAATCAATGTCATTCTAATTTCAGTCTAGGTTGCTCCGAGATACTATTACTTCTCCACTTTAATTGAGTCAAAATATCCTAGGTACAGCAATGACCAACTATCTTTTTTTGGGAGCTCTGTTTTAGTTTGAATGTGTTAAGCTCAGAATTTTCAGAGAAAAATATATCTACATTAGACCAGGCTTGCAAAGAATAACTGGGCCAACTATTTATTTACGCAAGAATGATGACTTAACAGCGCCATTTGCTAATCCAATTATACATTTCGTGAAGTTTCATATGTAATCAGAAAAACAAGGCATCTACTGAACACTTGTACATAAGAACCTCGAGACAGCCAGAACTGAGACCAACACCCTCGAGATTCATTTCTTCTTTTCCGTATCCTTCTAATTTTCCTTTTTACAGTATGGAATATGCGCGGACCACCTCAACAATTGGTGCTCGGCATAATGGACACTTGCCTCCTCCACGAATTAACTCATTCGCACATTTAGAACATGTGCACATGTGTCCGCATCTGCAAGAAATTGAAATTTGGACAGGGAGAAAAAATTAGAAAACCACTTATCAGAAAAAGCAACTGATATAATTTAGATCCCTGCAAAAAAAATATGGGGATGAATTTCTTTCATTAGCACAAATTATGTAAGCAAAATGTGTAAATACCTGTACAAAAGCGAATCAATGTGGTTATCGCAACAAACACAGCAAGTTCCTTTTTTCACATGCGCCCATTTAGACCCATCATCAGATGTCTCGGCACCCAATCCTAGGAATTCAAAAATATACAATGAGTGACTAGAGGTATAAGAAAGAAGAACAGAACTAAGCAACAGACATTTGGCTAAATGCACCCAATACAGCTGCACTATTACCAATAGAATTCATTAAAGCAAAACACAACAATGACACACTGCATTATATGAAGCAGAAAAAATATCACACCATTTCCACCAGCTGAGCGGTTCAGAGCTGCAGAGACCTCCTGTCTGACAGATCTCTGCAATTCCAGTTGCATATCCATGCAGGCTTCCAACATCCTCTGCATGTGATTCATGCCTTGCTGAAGTCTTGCCATATCTGATCTTAAATCATTCATTATCTCCCATTCCTGCTCCCAGACATAATCAAAATCAGTAATTTAAAAAGGTCTCTAAAATATATAGTATGAAAGCGTATAAATGTACTCATATATGTAAAGGATTTAGGCAAAGGTAACAAcacaagataaataaaataaagagaaagGCATTTAACTTGGCCTAATTTTTGCCAGAAAGGCATATCAATAGCCCAGACCTAACAGCAGAGATCACAAACAGTGGACACCCAGAGCTTTCAAGCTACTTGTAATTTCTCAATTTACATATTCAACTAGGATATCTTAGGCAGTATACTTTGAATCATCTAGCATGGTACTAATCAACATAAatattatgacaaagtaactttAATTAATAtcaagaaccaaaccaaacttaATAAATTGCTAGCATCAATTGGTGGTAACCTAAGCAGCAGCAACAACTAATTCTTTTGCATGGAAGCCTAAATTGATTGCATGTTAAAAGAATATTGATAAGAAATATAACTACTATATTCTGTATGCAATTCCATAGGTAATACTTTCTGTTGAGGATTCAAAAGTGTATATATTACAAACATAACAGAAAATGTGTAATGaaggaaaaatatattaataaattactCACGATTTCAGAGCGATGCATGGTATGGCGAGACCATCCAGTTTGGTGCAAGTCTTGGTGCCACAGAGGTTGTGGCGGTGGTACGGGTGGAGGAGGAAACACTAGTGACGGCCTGTTAATTGCTTCATGCTGACCCTCATTACGTTCATCACCCTGCTGTTCAGGGTCTCGTTCAGGCGAGGCAGGAGTGGTTGTAGGCAAGTTTCGATGCAAATCCCAGTCGACTGGAGCACGACCTTGCCTTTCAACATATGACTGTATCAGTTGATCCAGACTTTCACGGAAACCACTGCGAAGAAGGTTAGATACACTTCTCCtgaaacatgaaaataaagatcaaTAAGGCAAGGTGCCTGAAAAAAATGAAAGCCAATATATGAAGTATAATGCCAGGTTCCGTACAATATCAAGGTAGAAATAgcgaatttattttaaattttggaaATGGTTAAACAAGTGTTTCGACAGAAATCTAGACATGTTTGGAATTACATCTTTTATTTCAATCTCTCTACGCCAGTTGGAAGTTAAATAAATAAAGGGAAGAATTACCTGCTCAGAAGCTCTCTAAGCTCCATGCTGTATACATTATCATCATCAGGAGGATGAAATCTGTTGAATCTTCTAAAAGGAACACCACGGCGATTCCTTGAGGCTGCAGAAGGTTCTTCAGGCCAATTACCACCAGCTTCCCTTGTGTTATCGTCCTGCCAAACTCTTTGAGCTTCCTGTGGATGTGGGTCATCTCCGGCTGAATTTCGGGGAGTTTCCTGTTGCCAATCACTGGCTTCCCTTCCAGCTCTGAGCTGATTAAACGGACCATTAATTCTCTGCTGCCAGTCTTCTCCCCTATTTTCGGCAATCTGTTCCTGCCAATCCCCTCCTTGATTACTAGCTTCTTGCCAACTAATAGTCTCACTTGTGCTACTCTCCAAAGTTCCTGTTTGATTAGGCGACTGACGTGCATCAGTTTCTGGGCCCCTAATCTGCTCTTGGTTGTGATTTTCTTGTTGAGCGTCTACGATATTAATTGATTGGTTCTCATCATGTCTTGTTTCATCATTGTTACTATTTGTCGTGGCATCAGGATTGGTGCTGGCTTGACCGCGGACAATATTTTCTAATCTTGAACGAAACCCGTCCCTGAATCATACCATTTAATTGTTGATAATAAGAATAAGTTGTACTCAACAAAAATCATCAACATGCGACATTCTAATAAATGCATGATCATAAACACATTTACAACAAATGTATAGAATAGTTATAACTATAGCTATATACtagttttaagtttttttaacggAGAAGAAACAAGCCAAGGGAACACAATTGGTATAACCATCTGCCTCTTTGAACCACAGAACATAGATGAGCACATTAAACATTAAGAAACTTATGATCAAAaaccaaattttaataaatatattaattcaagAGAAACTCGAAGGGAACTTAAAAAGTGCCCTGCCATAATAAAatcagtaaaaaaaaaaaattgattgagaacAAAAAATGCTAATTTCTTTtgcaaaatagtaataataattcatttaaaataaatatgaaacaaatagctaaataaattattatatcaaGACTAACAACGAATAAAATGATGAGTAAAACAAAAATCCACCATTGTGCGTCAAAGTTACTTAATATACGCAGATGTTATTTCTCCTAGACGCAGATGTTAGATAGACCAACTTAACCACTTTTTATCTTATTTCCATACTAAATTTATAGCATTTGATATAAGACAAAAAGCAATGTCCTCAGCATGAATTTATCgggaaaaaaactaattttattaaaattataaaacagcatgataatttccTTTTGTGTCTTGGAGTTGGAGGTGTCTAAGATGCAAAATAATAGTTTTTCTATACTATGTCAATTTAGAttctaaaaaacatcaaaaaaattataatccTAATTAGATTGAACAAATGACGAGCAGAGTGAAAAGAACATATCTGGAAGTATTAAATTGCATACCTTATACCAGAGACTGTGTGCCGTTGTCGTAACTGAACTAATTCACTTGCAGCTGTAGAAGGAGGCCTTTCATCTTCAACAGTTTCATTTCGAAGGAATCTGCCTCTGAGCAATGACTGAAAATGATAATCTTACATAAATAATCAATTTACAACTAGAGGATGTATACTTGGTGAAACAAGTAAAACAACCAAGTCAATGCACATTGATATTTTTAAGTTACATGATTTATTAAATATTTGGCAAGGGAATAAAAGATAAAGGAGTAAACTGATGAATCAAAAACCGATACAATATGCAGTAGCTCATGTAACCATGGTTGTTGGGATCTCGCTCTAACTCCCAAAATCTTACGATCTTACGCTCCAGTAACCGGCCACCGATTTAAGTGGCACAAAGATCTTGAATTTGGCTGGAGCTTTGAACTCCTAGAGAAAGATCTTTAAATCGTGGGATCTTGAGATCCCAACGATCTATTATTTGTTTTTACCCACTTTAGGCCTGTTTCGACCAGATCATTAAACAATTGGAATCGGCCCATAAACTGACCCATAATTAACCTTGACTGTTGTGCACACATATTTTAGGGTTTTGGGACTTGCAATGTTTTAAATGACCttctattatgttttttttttataaaatatttgctaTTGATGATTAAATTAATGAGAATTTTATGTTAAAGTAATTTTTCCTTGTTATTTCTATTATTTTGTCTATTTGTT encodes:
- the LOC131643818 gene encoding uncharacterized protein LOC131643818 isoform X1 — its product is MTDFQPLQQKPESADSHADFEHGLENFMRGQLDDCMSFASCSSSRAPEDEDDESDQLVRRRRRSDLEGDDLAESSAARRRHSRILSRWAARQAQEMITTIERRNRESELMALAGLHTVSMLDSSFLRGSQSPTSGQEGTVERPSTQASSILQMWRELEDEHLLNRARERMRERLRQQRSSDANTNVSSTMSDSRGSENRGSLGDASESENDYGTWSHDQIGSRNAHVSRNGSSREQSPDLGEVERERVRQIVRGWMESGISDHSSNVSQRNNNHRSEWLGETERERVRIVREWVQMTSQQRGSRGSRRDAQANESAQAARTRDMAADHDEGQPEHVRRDMLRLRGRQALVDLLVRVERERQRELQGLLEHRAVSDFAHRNRIQSLLRGRFLRNETVEDERPPSTAASELVQLRQRHTVSGIRDGFRSRLENIVRGQASTNPDATTNSNNDETRHDENQSINIVDAQQENHNQEQIRGPETDARQSPNQTGTLESSTSETISWQEASNQGGDWQEQIAENRGEDWQQRINGPFNQLRAGREASDWQQETPRNSAGDDPHPQEAQRVWQDDNTREAGGNWPEEPSAASRNRRGVPFRRFNRFHPPDDDNVYSMELRELLSRRSVSNLLRSGFRESLDQLIQSYVERQGRAPVDWDLHRNLPTTTPASPERDPEQQGDERNEGQHEAINRPSLVFPPPPVPPPQPLWHQDLHQTGWSRHTMHRSEIEWEIMNDLRSDMARLQQGMNHMQRMLEACMDMQLELQRSVRQEVSAALNRSAGGNGLGAETSDDGSKWAHVKKGTCCVCCDNHIDSLLYRCGHMCTCSKCANELIRGGGKCPLCRAPIVEVVRAYSIL
- the LOC131643818 gene encoding uncharacterized protein LOC131643818 isoform X2, with protein sequence MITTIERRNRESELMALAGLHTVSMLDSSFLRGSQSPTSGQEGTVERPSTQASSILQMWRELEDEHLLNRARERMRERLRQQRSSDANTNVSSTMSDSRGSENRGSLGDASESENDYGTWSHDQIGSRNAHVSRNGSSREQSPDLGEVERERVRQIVRGWMESGISDHSSNVSQRNNNHRSEWLGETERERVRIVREWVQMTSQQRGSRGSRRDAQANESAQAARTRDMAADHDEGQPEHVRRDMLRLRGRQALVDLLVRVERERQRELQGLLEHRAVSDFAHRNRIQSLLRGRFLRNETVEDERPPSTAASELVQLRQRHTVSGIRDGFRSRLENIVRGQASTNPDATTNSNNDETRHDENQSINIVDAQQENHNQEQIRGPETDARQSPNQTGTLESSTSETISWQEASNQGGDWQEQIAENRGEDWQQRINGPFNQLRAGREASDWQQETPRNSAGDDPHPQEAQRVWQDDNTREAGGNWPEEPSAASRNRRGVPFRRFNRFHPPDDDNVYSMELRELLSRRSVSNLLRSGFRESLDQLIQSYVERQGRAPVDWDLHRNLPTTTPASPERDPEQQGDERNEGQHEAINRPSLVFPPPPVPPPQPLWHQDLHQTGWSRHTMHRSEIEWEIMNDLRSDMARLQQGMNHMQRMLEACMDMQLELQRSVRQEVSAALNRSAGGNGLGAETSDDGSKWAHVKKGTCCVCCDNHIDSLLYRCGHMCTCSKCANELIRGGGKCPLCRAPIVEVVRAYSIL